A single window of Polaribacter sp. SA4-10 DNA harbors:
- a CDS encoding endonuclease, which translates to MNKKIFFILLFSTIITACNSQKNGKKYNIRTIAFYNLENLFDTINDVTKNDEASPIMELKSNKSKVYWDKIEKLSSTIAQIGLDKSNTSPAIIGVSEVENLNVLEDLVKSKHLVKNDYGIIHYDSPDKRGIDVALLYQKKYFNPIHHEAFDPKIYQKNYKVYTRDQLLVSGYLDGELIHLIVNHWPSRRGGEAASRPNREKAAYQNTKIIKQIREQDAHAKILILGDFNDDPINSSLKKVLKTKSRKKNVNEGDLYNPYEDMFRRGFNTLKYRDKINLFDMIFFTSPLLDKGEKDFSTYKMYKAMIFNKAFLTTKKGKYKGYPFRSFSNGGYTGGYSDHYPVYIYLIKEKK; encoded by the coding sequence ATGAATAAGAAAATATTTTTTATTTTACTTTTTTCAACAATAATTACGGCATGTAATTCTCAGAAAAACGGAAAGAAATATAACATTAGAACGATTGCTTTTTATAATCTAGAAAACTTATTTGACACCATTAATGATGTTACTAAGAATGATGAGGCAAGCCCAATTATGGAGTTGAAATCAAACAAATCTAAAGTTTATTGGGATAAAATTGAAAAACTGAGTAGTACCATTGCGCAAATTGGATTAGATAAATCGAATACAAGTCCTGCAATAATTGGAGTTTCAGAAGTAGAGAATTTAAATGTTTTAGAAGATTTAGTGAAATCTAAACATTTGGTAAAAAATGATTACGGAATTATACATTATGATTCTCCTGATAAAAGAGGAATAGACGTTGCTTTGTTGTATCAAAAAAAATATTTTAATCCTATACATCATGAGGCTTTCGACCCTAAAATCTATCAAAAAAACTATAAAGTTTATACAAGAGATCAGCTATTAGTTTCTGGTTATTTAGACGGAGAATTAATACACTTAATTGTAAATCACTGGCCCTCTAGAAGAGGTGGTGAGGCTGCAAGTAGACCAAATAGAGAAAAAGCTGCGTATCAAAATACAAAGATTATAAAACAAATTAGAGAGCAAGATGCTCATGCTAAAATTTTAATTCTGGGAGATTTTAATGATGATCCAATAAATTCTAGTTTAAAAAAAGTATTAAAGACAAAAAGCAGAAAGAAGAATGTAAATGAAGGAGATTTATATAACCCCTATGAAGATATGTTTCGTAGAGGATTTAATACTTTAAAATATAGAGATAAGATAAATTTATTTGACATGATTTTCTTTACTTCACCTTTATTAGATAAAGGTGAAAAAGATTTTTCTACCTATAAAATGTACAAAGCAATGATTTTTAACAAGGCTTTTTTAACTACTAAAAAAGGAAAATACAAGGGGTATCCTTTTAGAAGTTTTTCAAACGGAGGTTATACTGGTGGCTATTCAGATCATTATCCTGTATATATTTACTTAATAAAAGAAAAGAAGTAA
- a CDS encoding ribonuclease E/G: MKTELIIRSNSSDIDFALLRDGKLIELNNETTGNKFSVGDIFLAKIGKVLTGLNAAFVNVGYPKDGFLHYHDLGAQVNSLNAFIKKVSTGKYKEFTLKNFQFQEEINKDGSINNVLKTGQNLLVQIVKEPISTKGPRLSSELSIAGRFLVLVPFSNRVSVSQKIEDPKEKERLKRLAKSIRPKGFGVILRTVAEGKKVAELDKDLQNSLERWKKMCMRIANTNTPTKILSELNRASSILRDVMNDSFTSIVTNDETLQLEIKEYLQEINPEKVGIVKLHKSETPIFEKHGIERQIKTSFGKTVSMSRGAYLVIEHTEALHVIDVNSGNRSNKAGSQEDTALEVNLISATEVARQLQLRDMGGIIVVDFIDMHKAENRNKLYQHLKEQMALDRTKHKILPPSKFGLVQITRQRVRPELSIKTTEANPNKNGEVEAPIVLLDKIEADLEKFISNSKNKKIQLNVHPFIAAYLTKGVNSIRFKWYLKHKKWITIIPRDAYTYLHYRFKSVKE, from the coding sequence CGTTCAAATTCATCTGATATTGATTTTGCCTTATTAAGAGATGGAAAACTTATTGAATTAAATAATGAAACAACTGGTAACAAATTCTCGGTTGGCGATATTTTTTTAGCCAAAATAGGAAAAGTGTTAACTGGTTTAAATGCAGCCTTTGTAAATGTTGGTTACCCAAAAGATGGGTTCTTACATTATCATGATTTAGGTGCGCAAGTAAATTCATTAAATGCATTCATTAAGAAAGTAAGCACAGGTAAGTATAAAGAATTCACTTTAAAAAACTTCCAATTTCAGGAAGAGATTAACAAAGACGGTAGTATTAACAACGTACTAAAAACAGGGCAAAACCTATTAGTACAAATAGTAAAAGAACCAATTTCTACAAAAGGACCAAGATTAAGTTCTGAGTTGTCTATAGCAGGTAGGTTTTTGGTTTTAGTTCCTTTTTCTAACAGAGTTTCTGTTTCTCAAAAAATAGAAGACCCAAAAGAAAAAGAACGTTTAAAAAGATTAGCAAAAAGCATTAGGCCAAAAGGGTTTGGTGTTATTTTAAGAACTGTTGCAGAAGGTAAAAAAGTTGCAGAACTAGACAAAGATTTGCAAAACTCATTAGAACGTTGGAAAAAAATGTGCATGCGTATTGCTAACACAAATACACCAACAAAAATTTTGAGCGAATTGAACAGAGCATCTTCTATTTTACGAGATGTTATGAATGACTCTTTTACTAGCATAGTAACCAATGATGAAACTCTTCAATTAGAAATTAAAGAGTATTTACAAGAAATCAACCCTGAAAAGGTGGGAATTGTAAAATTACATAAATCTGAAACTCCAATTTTTGAAAAACATGGAATTGAAAGACAAATAAAAACATCGTTTGGTAAAACAGTTTCTATGAGCAGAGGTGCCTATTTAGTAATAGAGCACACAGAAGCTTTACACGTTATTGATGTAAATAGCGGAAACCGTTCTAATAAAGCAGGTTCTCAAGAAGACACTGCATTAGAAGTAAATCTAATTTCAGCTACAGAAGTAGCGCGTCAGTTACAACTGCGCGATATGGGAGGAATTATAGTAGTAGATTTTATTGATATGCATAAAGCTGAAAACAGAAATAAACTGTATCAGCATCTTAAAGAGCAAATGGCTTTAGATAGAACAAAGCACAAAATATTACCTCCAAGTAAATTTGGATTGGTACAAATTACAAGACAAAGGGTTAGACCAGAGTTAAGTATAAAAACTACCGAAGCCAACCCAAATAAAAATGGAGAAGTAGAAGCTCCAATCGTTTTGTTAGACAAGATTGAAGCAGATTTAGAAAAATTTATTTCTAATTCAAAAAATAAAAAGATACAGTTAAATGTACATCCTTTTATTGCTGCTTATTTAACAAAAGGAGTAAATTCTATTCGTTTTAAATGGTATTTAAAACACAAAAAGTGGATTACTATTATACCTCGTGATGCTTACACATACTTACATTATAGATTTAAATCTGTTAAAGAATAA